Proteins co-encoded in one Macrobrachium rosenbergii isolate ZJJX-2024 chromosome 54, ASM4041242v1, whole genome shotgun sequence genomic window:
- the LOC136834702 gene encoding uncharacterized protein: MALTPQNPNTSANYSRQAPPGEGERFVVVAGGTADGFIEGSFLCFPAKNTSGDYHGKMNGEMFLRWLTTQLLPLLEEPSVLVMDNAPYHSIMTEESRCPTTATRKSDLTEWLQRRNVSFPQHATRPELLYICHQNRPELEYKVNNTIREWSHEIVRLPLAHPELNAIEQVWGHMKRYVRSSLQRFTRADLQARLEEERFSVTGDVWAGSVRRSRSFEASYRSTDNMHDSIDPVIISLDSDTDDEVHLLSESDED; encoded by the exons ATGGCGCTTACTCCACAAAAT CCAAATACCAGTGCCAATTACAGCCGTCAGGCGCCACCAGGAGAGGGGGAACGTTTCGTGGTAGTTGCAGGTGGTACAGCCGATGGCTTCATTGAGggctccttcctctgcttccctGCTAAAAATACCAGCGGCGACTACCACGGGAAAATGAATGGCGAAATGTTCTTACGGTGGCTAACAACTCAGCTCCTGCCACTCCTAGAGGAGCCTTCGGTATTAGTGATGGACAATGCTCCATACCATAGCATAATGACTGAAGAGAGTCGTTGTCCCACCACTGCTACCAGGAAATCAGACCTCACTGAATGGTTACAGCGCAGAAATGTATCCTTCCCGCAGCATGCTACAAGACCTGAACTCCTCTACATATGCCATCAAAACAGGCCAGAGCTTGAGTACAAGGTAAATAACACTATTCGAGAATGGAGTCACGAAATCGTCCGCCTGCCGCTCGCACATCCCGAGCTCAATGCAATCGAGCAGGTGTGGGGACACATGAAACGATACGTGCGCTCCTCACTCCAACGTTTCACCCGAGCAGACCTGCAGGCCAGATTGGAGGAAGAAAGGTTCTCTGTCACTGGCGATGTATGGGCAGGGTCAGTACGTCGATCACGATCTTTTGAGGCCAGTTATCGTTCAACAGATAACATGCATGACAGTATTGATCCTGTCATTATTAGTCTTGACAGTGACACTGACGATGAAGTTCACTTGCTCTCAGAAAGTGacgaagactaa